A single genomic interval of Microbacterium sp. LWO14-1.2 harbors:
- a CDS encoding lactococcin 972 family bacteriocin: MSGRQTEETVENMDVKRTIGKAAAAAAIVAALVGGTAIPASAESAGGGTWNYGVQGLQAYNYSNYHHPSYYHRATAWDDAGKTRARGEAGQWANAWRKAAAWGNKASWYHNNGARDL; encoded by the coding sequence GTGTCTGGACGTCAGACTGAAGAGACCGTCGAGAACATGGACGTGAAACGAACAATCGGAAAGGCTGCTGCTGCCGCTGCTATTGTGGCAGCGCTGGTGGGTGGAACTGCCATCCCGGCAAGCGCGGAAAGCGCCGGAGGAGGCACCTGGAACTATGGAGTTCAGGGCCTCCAGGCCTACAACTACTCCAACTACCACCACCCGAGCTACTACCACCGCGCCACGGCATGGGACGATGCAGGGAAGACGCGCGCCCGGGGCGAGGCTGGCCAGTGGGCGAACGCGTGGAGGAAGGCCGCCGCGTGGGGAAACAAGGCATCCTGGTACCACAACAACGGCGCCAGGGACCTCTAA
- a CDS encoding class I SAM-dependent methyltransferase, whose protein sequence is MDGESVDVAWVDAREANQQNWDDRVPLHQVAYGLEAFDEPSHLSDVVRADVPVLERFLPNGSLSGLDLCHLQCHIGTDTISLARAGARVTGVDFSEPALAAAADLARRTGVTATWVHTDVLDARAAVSGDFDVVYTSIGTICWLHDLDRWAEQVFGLLRDGGTFFIRDGHPALYALDENAPGLAIRYPYFGSGRAQQWDDESTYAGEGTVTHSRTYEWPHPLSEIIGALLRAGLRLVHFDEGRTLPWRFSPRMVEVPGGYAWPEAERDLVPTTYTIVAHKERA, encoded by the coding sequence GTGGACGGTGAATCAGTGGACGTGGCGTGGGTCGACGCGCGCGAGGCCAACCAGCAGAACTGGGACGATCGGGTTCCACTCCACCAGGTCGCCTACGGCCTCGAGGCGTTCGACGAGCCGTCGCACCTCAGCGACGTCGTCCGCGCCGATGTCCCCGTCCTCGAACGGTTCCTCCCGAACGGCTCGCTGTCCGGCCTCGACCTCTGCCACCTCCAATGCCACATCGGCACCGACACGATCTCTCTCGCACGCGCCGGCGCTCGCGTCACCGGCGTGGACTTCTCGGAACCCGCTCTGGCGGCCGCCGCAGACCTCGCTCGACGCACGGGCGTCACGGCGACCTGGGTGCATACGGACGTCCTCGACGCCCGGGCCGCCGTGAGCGGCGACTTCGATGTGGTCTATACCAGCATCGGCACGATCTGCTGGCTGCACGATCTGGACCGGTGGGCCGAACAGGTCTTCGGGTTGCTCCGCGACGGCGGCACGTTCTTCATCCGCGACGGACACCCGGCTCTCTACGCGCTCGACGAGAACGCGCCGGGACTCGCGATCCGATATCCGTACTTCGGCAGCGGTCGTGCTCAGCAGTGGGATGACGAATCGACGTACGCCGGTGAGGGCACCGTGACCCACAGCCGCACCTACGAGTGGCCGCATCCGCTCTCCGAGATCATCGGCGCGCTGCTCCGCGCGGGACTCCGACTCGTCCACTTCGACGAGGGCCGGACACTCCCCTGGCGATTCAGCCCGCGCATGGTCGAGGTCCCCGGCGGATACGCCTGGCCGGAAGCAGAACGCGACCTGGTGCCGACCACGTACACGATCGTCGCTCACAAAGAACGCGCCTGA